A single genomic interval of Oncorhynchus mykiss isolate Arlee chromosome 13, USDA_OmykA_1.1, whole genome shotgun sequence harbors:
- the LOC110486264 gene encoding V-type proton ATPase 116 kDa subunit a1 isoform X3 has protein sequence MGELFRSEEMTLAQLYLQSESAYCCVSELGEIGMVQFRDLNPDVNVFQRKFVNEVRRCEEMDRKLRFVEKEIKKANIPMVDTGENPEVPLPRDMIDLEATFEKLENELKEINTNQEALKKNFLELTELKHILRRTQQFFDEVNSTMEDPNLLEESSTLMDPSEAGTRAPLRLGFVAGVISRERIPTFERMLWRVCRGNVFLRQADIEDSLEDPATGDQVYKSVFIIFFQGDQLKTRVKKICEGFRASLYPCPETPQERKEMAAGVATRIDDLQMVLNQTEDHRQRVLQAAAKTVRVWFIKVRKMKAVYHTLNLCNIDVTQKCLIAEVWCPVSDMDSIQFALRRGTEKSGSTVPSILNRMQTKQTPPTFNKTNKFTSGFQNIVDAYGIGNYREMNPAPYTIITFPFLFAVMFGDLGHGVLMTCAALYLVLRESRLVAQKNDNEMFSMVFAGRYIILLMGVFSIYTGIIYNDCFSKSLNLFGSGWSVRPMFDPRANNLTWSFQTLDENKVLQLDPAVRGVFNGPYPIGIDPIWNIATNKLTFLNSFKMKMSVILGVIHMLFGVSLSLFNHLYFKKPLNIYLGFIPEIVFMASLFGYLVILVFYKWLAYDAHTSRNAPSLLIAFINMFLFNYNDPTNQPLYRGQMVIQTLLVLIALACVPCMLIVKTLVLRRQYLWKKNLGTQNFGGIRVGNGPTEDQAEIIQHDQLSQHSENDEHEFNFGDVAVHQAIHTIEYCLGCISNTASYLRLWALSLAHAQLSEVLWTMVMHLGLSSRSFGGFVALSIIFGAFAVLTVCILLIMEGLSAFLHALRLHWVEFQNKFYVGQGFKFLPFTFESILEGRFED, from the exons TTGAACCCAGACGTGAACGTGTTTCAGCGCAAGTTTGTCAACGAAGTGCGTCGATGCGAGGAGATGGACCGCAAGCTTC GGTTTGTGGAGAAGGAGATCAAGAAAGCCAACATTCCAATGGTGGATACTGGAGAGAACCCAGAGGTCCCCCTCCCTAGGGACATGATTGACCTGGAG GCCACTTTTGAGAAGCTGGAGAATGAGCTGAAGGAGATCAACACCAACCAGGAGGCCCTGAAGAAGAACTTCCTAGAGTTGACGGAGCTCAAGCACATCCTGCGCCGCACCCAGCAATTCTTCGACGAGGTCAACTCCACT ATGGAGGACCCCAACCTGCTGGAGGAGTCGTCTACCCTGATGGATCCCTCTGAAGCAGGGACCCGCGCTCCTCTCAGACTGGG GTTTGTTGCCGGGGTGATCAGCAGGGAGCGCATTCCTACGTTTGAGAGGATGCTGTGGAGGGTTTGCCGTGGCAACGTGTTCCTGAGGCAGGCAGACATTGAAGACTCACTGGAGGACCCTGCCACG GGTGACCAGGTCTATAAGTCTGTCTTCATCATATTCTTCCAAGGAGATCAGCTGAAGACTCGGGTTAAGAAGATATGTGAAGG GTTCCGAGCGTCACTGTACCCCTGTCCAGAGACCCCCcaggagaggaaggagatggCTGCAGGGGTGGCCACCCGTATCGATGACCTGCAGATG GTGCTGAACCAGACAGAGGACCACAGACAGCGGGTCCTGCAGGCTGCAGCCAAGACCGTCAGGGTGTGGTTCATCAAGGTGAGGAAGATGAAGGCCGTCTACCACACCCTGAACCTGTGCAACATCGATGTCACCCAGAAGTGTCTGATCGCTGAGGTGTGGTGCCCCGTGTCAGACATGGACTCAATCCAGTTCGCCCTGCGGAGAGGCACG GAGAAGAGTGGTTCCACCGTCCCCTCCATCCTCAACAGGATGCAGACCAAGCAGACCCCGCCCACCTTCAACAAGACCAACAAGTTCACCTCGGGCTTCCAGAACATCGTAGACGCCTACGGTATCGGCAACTACCGCGAGATGAACCCAG CCCCATACACCATCATCACCTTCCCCTTCCTATTCGCTGTCATGTTTGGGGACCTGGGCCACGGGGTGCTCATGACCTGCGCTGCCCTCTACCTGGTCCTGAGAGAGAGCCGCCTGGTCGCCCAGAAGAACGACAACGAG atGTTCAGCATGGTGTTTGCTGGGCGCTACATCATCCTACTGATGGGCGTCTTCTCGATCTACACCGGCATCATCTACAACGACTGCTTCTCCAAGTCCCTCAACCTGTTTGGCTCTGGCTGGAGCGTCAGGCCCATGTTCGACCCCCGCGCTAACAACCTCACCTGGTC GTTTCAGACACTTGATGAAAACAAGGTTTTACAGTTGGACCCTGCAGTAAGAGGAGTCTTCAATGGACCGTACCCCATTGGCATTGACCCA ATCTGGAACATCGCCACCAACAAGCTGACCTTCCTCAACTCCTTCAAGATGAAGATGTCAGTGATCCTGGGGGTCATCCACATGCTGTTTGGAGTGTCTCTCAGTCTCTTCAACCACCT GTATTTCAAGAAACCCTTGAACATCTACCTGGGTTTCATCCCAGAGATTGTGTTCATGGCCAGTCTGTTTGGCTACCTGGTCATTCTGGTCTTCTATAAGTGGTTGGCCTACGACGCTCACACCTCCAGAAATGCTCCCAGTCTTCTCATCGCCTTCATCAACATGTTCCTGTTCAACTATAACGACCCCACCAACCAACCCCTCTACAGAGGACAG ATGGTTATTCAGACGCTGCTGGTGTTGATAGCCCTGGCATGTGTTCCCTGTATGTTGATAGTGAAAACCCTGGTTCTGCGGCGACAGTACCTCTGGAAGAAGAACTTG GGCACCCAGAACTTTGGGGGGATCCGGGTGGGAAACGGCCCCACGGAGGACCAGGCTGAGATCATCCAGCATGACCAGCTCTCCCAGCACTCGGAGAACGACGAGCATGAG tttAACTTTGGGGACGTGGCTGTGCACCAGGCCATTCACACCATAGAATACTGTCTGGGTTGCATCTCCAACACAGCTTCCTACCTACGCCTATGGGCCCTCAGCCTGGCCCACGCAC AGCTGTCAGAGGTTCTGTGGACCATGGTGATGCACCTTGGCCTGTCCTCCAGGAGCTTTGGGGGTTTCGTTGCCTTGTCCATCATCTTCGGCGCCTTCGCCGTCCTCACTGTCTGCATCCTGCTCATCATGGAGGGCCTGTCTGCCTTCCTGCACGCACTGCGCCTGCACTG GGTGGAATTCCAGAATAAGTTCTACGTAGGCCAGGGCTTCAAGTTCCTCCCGTTCACCTTTGAAAGCATTCTGGAGGGAAGGTTTGAGGACTGA
- the LOC110486264 gene encoding V-type proton ATPase 116 kDa subunit a1 isoform X1, with the protein MGELFRSEEMTLAQLYLQSESAYCCVSELGEIGMVQFRDLNPDVNVFQRKFVNEVRRCEEMDRKLRFVEKEIKKANIPMVDTGENPEVPLPRDMIDLEATFEKLENELKEINTNQEALKKNFLELTELKHILRRTQQFFDEVNSTMEDPNLLEESSTLMDPSEAGTRAPLRLGFVAGVISRERIPTFERMLWRVCRGNVFLRQADIEDSLEDPATGDQVYKSVFIIFFQGDQLKTRVKKICEGFRASLYPCPETPQERKEMAAGVATRIDDLQMVLNQTEDHRQRVLQAAAKTVRVWFIKVRKMKAVYHTLNLCNIDVTQKCLIAEVWCPVSDMDSIQFALRRGTEKSGSTVPSILNRMQTKQTPPTFNKTNKFTSGFQNIVDAYGIGNYREMNPAPYTIITFPFLFAVMFGDLGHGVLMTCAALYLVLRESRLVAQKNDNEMFSMVFAGRYIILLMGVFSIYTGIIYNDCFSKSLNLFGSGWSVRPMFDPRANNLTWSFQTLDENKVLQLDPAVRGVFNGPYPIGIDPIWNIATNKLTFLNSFKMKMSVILGVIHMLFGVSLSLFNHLYFKKPLNIYLGFIPEIVFMASLFGYLVILVFYKWLAYDAHTSRNAPSLLIAFINMFLFNYNDPTNQPLYRGQMVIQTLLVLIALACVPCMLIVKTLVLRRQYLWKKNLGTQNFGGIRVGNGPTEDQAEIIQHDQLSQHSENDEHEAPEEEVFNFGDVAVHQAIHTIEYCLGCISNTASYLRLWALSLAHAQLSEVLWTMVMHLGLSSRSFGGFVALSIIFGAFAVLTVCILLIMEGLSAFLHALRLHWVEFQNKFYVGQGFKFLPFTFESILEGRFED; encoded by the exons TTGAACCCAGACGTGAACGTGTTTCAGCGCAAGTTTGTCAACGAAGTGCGTCGATGCGAGGAGATGGACCGCAAGCTTC GGTTTGTGGAGAAGGAGATCAAGAAAGCCAACATTCCAATGGTGGATACTGGAGAGAACCCAGAGGTCCCCCTCCCTAGGGACATGATTGACCTGGAG GCCACTTTTGAGAAGCTGGAGAATGAGCTGAAGGAGATCAACACCAACCAGGAGGCCCTGAAGAAGAACTTCCTAGAGTTGACGGAGCTCAAGCACATCCTGCGCCGCACCCAGCAATTCTTCGACGAGGTCAACTCCACT ATGGAGGACCCCAACCTGCTGGAGGAGTCGTCTACCCTGATGGATCCCTCTGAAGCAGGGACCCGCGCTCCTCTCAGACTGGG GTTTGTTGCCGGGGTGATCAGCAGGGAGCGCATTCCTACGTTTGAGAGGATGCTGTGGAGGGTTTGCCGTGGCAACGTGTTCCTGAGGCAGGCAGACATTGAAGACTCACTGGAGGACCCTGCCACG GGTGACCAGGTCTATAAGTCTGTCTTCATCATATTCTTCCAAGGAGATCAGCTGAAGACTCGGGTTAAGAAGATATGTGAAGG GTTCCGAGCGTCACTGTACCCCTGTCCAGAGACCCCCcaggagaggaaggagatggCTGCAGGGGTGGCCACCCGTATCGATGACCTGCAGATG GTGCTGAACCAGACAGAGGACCACAGACAGCGGGTCCTGCAGGCTGCAGCCAAGACCGTCAGGGTGTGGTTCATCAAGGTGAGGAAGATGAAGGCCGTCTACCACACCCTGAACCTGTGCAACATCGATGTCACCCAGAAGTGTCTGATCGCTGAGGTGTGGTGCCCCGTGTCAGACATGGACTCAATCCAGTTCGCCCTGCGGAGAGGCACG GAGAAGAGTGGTTCCACCGTCCCCTCCATCCTCAACAGGATGCAGACCAAGCAGACCCCGCCCACCTTCAACAAGACCAACAAGTTCACCTCGGGCTTCCAGAACATCGTAGACGCCTACGGTATCGGCAACTACCGCGAGATGAACCCAG CCCCATACACCATCATCACCTTCCCCTTCCTATTCGCTGTCATGTTTGGGGACCTGGGCCACGGGGTGCTCATGACCTGCGCTGCCCTCTACCTGGTCCTGAGAGAGAGCCGCCTGGTCGCCCAGAAGAACGACAACGAG atGTTCAGCATGGTGTTTGCTGGGCGCTACATCATCCTACTGATGGGCGTCTTCTCGATCTACACCGGCATCATCTACAACGACTGCTTCTCCAAGTCCCTCAACCTGTTTGGCTCTGGCTGGAGCGTCAGGCCCATGTTCGACCCCCGCGCTAACAACCTCACCTGGTC GTTTCAGACACTTGATGAAAACAAGGTTTTACAGTTGGACCCTGCAGTAAGAGGAGTCTTCAATGGACCGTACCCCATTGGCATTGACCCA ATCTGGAACATCGCCACCAACAAGCTGACCTTCCTCAACTCCTTCAAGATGAAGATGTCAGTGATCCTGGGGGTCATCCACATGCTGTTTGGAGTGTCTCTCAGTCTCTTCAACCACCT GTATTTCAAGAAACCCTTGAACATCTACCTGGGTTTCATCCCAGAGATTGTGTTCATGGCCAGTCTGTTTGGCTACCTGGTCATTCTGGTCTTCTATAAGTGGTTGGCCTACGACGCTCACACCTCCAGAAATGCTCCCAGTCTTCTCATCGCCTTCATCAACATGTTCCTGTTCAACTATAACGACCCCACCAACCAACCCCTCTACAGAGGACAG ATGGTTATTCAGACGCTGCTGGTGTTGATAGCCCTGGCATGTGTTCCCTGTATGTTGATAGTGAAAACCCTGGTTCTGCGGCGACAGTACCTCTGGAAGAAGAACTTG GGCACCCAGAACTTTGGGGGGATCCGGGTGGGAAACGGCCCCACGGAGGACCAGGCTGAGATCATCCAGCATGACCAGCTCTCCCAGCACTCGGAGAACGACGAGCATGAG GCCCCCGAGGAGGAAGTG tttAACTTTGGGGACGTGGCTGTGCACCAGGCCATTCACACCATAGAATACTGTCTGGGTTGCATCTCCAACACAGCTTCCTACCTACGCCTATGGGCCCTCAGCCTGGCCCACGCAC AGCTGTCAGAGGTTCTGTGGACCATGGTGATGCACCTTGGCCTGTCCTCCAGGAGCTTTGGGGGTTTCGTTGCCTTGTCCATCATCTTCGGCGCCTTCGCCGTCCTCACTGTCTGCATCCTGCTCATCATGGAGGGCCTGTCTGCCTTCCTGCACGCACTGCGCCTGCACTG GGTGGAATTCCAGAATAAGTTCTACGTAGGCCAGGGCTTCAAGTTCCTCCCGTTCACCTTTGAAAGCATTCTGGAGGGAAGGTTTGAGGACTGA
- the LOC110486264 gene encoding V-type proton ATPase 116 kDa subunit a1 isoform X2 gives MGELFRSEEMTLAQLYLQSESAYCCVSELGEIGMVQFRDLNPDVNVFQRKFVNEVRRCEEMDRKLRFVEKEIKKANIPMVDTGENPEVPLPRDMIDLEATFEKLENELKEINTNQEALKKNFLELTELKHILRRTQQFFDEMEDPNLLEESSTLMDPSEAGTRAPLRLGFVAGVISRERIPTFERMLWRVCRGNVFLRQADIEDSLEDPATGDQVYKSVFIIFFQGDQLKTRVKKICEGFRASLYPCPETPQERKEMAAGVATRIDDLQMVLNQTEDHRQRVLQAAAKTVRVWFIKVRKMKAVYHTLNLCNIDVTQKCLIAEVWCPVSDMDSIQFALRRGTEKSGSTVPSILNRMQTKQTPPTFNKTNKFTSGFQNIVDAYGIGNYREMNPAPYTIITFPFLFAVMFGDLGHGVLMTCAALYLVLRESRLVAQKNDNEMFSMVFAGRYIILLMGVFSIYTGIIYNDCFSKSLNLFGSGWSVRPMFDPRANNLTWSFQTLDENKVLQLDPAVRGVFNGPYPIGIDPIWNIATNKLTFLNSFKMKMSVILGVIHMLFGVSLSLFNHLYFKKPLNIYLGFIPEIVFMASLFGYLVILVFYKWLAYDAHTSRNAPSLLIAFINMFLFNYNDPTNQPLYRGQMVIQTLLVLIALACVPCMLIVKTLVLRRQYLWKKNLGTQNFGGIRVGNGPTEDQAEIIQHDQLSQHSENDEHEAPEEEVFNFGDVAVHQAIHTIEYCLGCISNTASYLRLWALSLAHAQLSEVLWTMVMHLGLSSRSFGGFVALSIIFGAFAVLTVCILLIMEGLSAFLHALRLHWVEFQNKFYVGQGFKFLPFTFESILEGRFED, from the exons TTGAACCCAGACGTGAACGTGTTTCAGCGCAAGTTTGTCAACGAAGTGCGTCGATGCGAGGAGATGGACCGCAAGCTTC GGTTTGTGGAGAAGGAGATCAAGAAAGCCAACATTCCAATGGTGGATACTGGAGAGAACCCAGAGGTCCCCCTCCCTAGGGACATGATTGACCTGGAG GCCACTTTTGAGAAGCTGGAGAATGAGCTGAAGGAGATCAACACCAACCAGGAGGCCCTGAAGAAGAACTTCCTAGAGTTGACGGAGCTCAAGCACATCCTGCGCCGCACCCAGCAATTCTTCGACGAG ATGGAGGACCCCAACCTGCTGGAGGAGTCGTCTACCCTGATGGATCCCTCTGAAGCAGGGACCCGCGCTCCTCTCAGACTGGG GTTTGTTGCCGGGGTGATCAGCAGGGAGCGCATTCCTACGTTTGAGAGGATGCTGTGGAGGGTTTGCCGTGGCAACGTGTTCCTGAGGCAGGCAGACATTGAAGACTCACTGGAGGACCCTGCCACG GGTGACCAGGTCTATAAGTCTGTCTTCATCATATTCTTCCAAGGAGATCAGCTGAAGACTCGGGTTAAGAAGATATGTGAAGG GTTCCGAGCGTCACTGTACCCCTGTCCAGAGACCCCCcaggagaggaaggagatggCTGCAGGGGTGGCCACCCGTATCGATGACCTGCAGATG GTGCTGAACCAGACAGAGGACCACAGACAGCGGGTCCTGCAGGCTGCAGCCAAGACCGTCAGGGTGTGGTTCATCAAGGTGAGGAAGATGAAGGCCGTCTACCACACCCTGAACCTGTGCAACATCGATGTCACCCAGAAGTGTCTGATCGCTGAGGTGTGGTGCCCCGTGTCAGACATGGACTCAATCCAGTTCGCCCTGCGGAGAGGCACG GAGAAGAGTGGTTCCACCGTCCCCTCCATCCTCAACAGGATGCAGACCAAGCAGACCCCGCCCACCTTCAACAAGACCAACAAGTTCACCTCGGGCTTCCAGAACATCGTAGACGCCTACGGTATCGGCAACTACCGCGAGATGAACCCAG CCCCATACACCATCATCACCTTCCCCTTCCTATTCGCTGTCATGTTTGGGGACCTGGGCCACGGGGTGCTCATGACCTGCGCTGCCCTCTACCTGGTCCTGAGAGAGAGCCGCCTGGTCGCCCAGAAGAACGACAACGAG atGTTCAGCATGGTGTTTGCTGGGCGCTACATCATCCTACTGATGGGCGTCTTCTCGATCTACACCGGCATCATCTACAACGACTGCTTCTCCAAGTCCCTCAACCTGTTTGGCTCTGGCTGGAGCGTCAGGCCCATGTTCGACCCCCGCGCTAACAACCTCACCTGGTC GTTTCAGACACTTGATGAAAACAAGGTTTTACAGTTGGACCCTGCAGTAAGAGGAGTCTTCAATGGACCGTACCCCATTGGCATTGACCCA ATCTGGAACATCGCCACCAACAAGCTGACCTTCCTCAACTCCTTCAAGATGAAGATGTCAGTGATCCTGGGGGTCATCCACATGCTGTTTGGAGTGTCTCTCAGTCTCTTCAACCACCT GTATTTCAAGAAACCCTTGAACATCTACCTGGGTTTCATCCCAGAGATTGTGTTCATGGCCAGTCTGTTTGGCTACCTGGTCATTCTGGTCTTCTATAAGTGGTTGGCCTACGACGCTCACACCTCCAGAAATGCTCCCAGTCTTCTCATCGCCTTCATCAACATGTTCCTGTTCAACTATAACGACCCCACCAACCAACCCCTCTACAGAGGACAG ATGGTTATTCAGACGCTGCTGGTGTTGATAGCCCTGGCATGTGTTCCCTGTATGTTGATAGTGAAAACCCTGGTTCTGCGGCGACAGTACCTCTGGAAGAAGAACTTG GGCACCCAGAACTTTGGGGGGATCCGGGTGGGAAACGGCCCCACGGAGGACCAGGCTGAGATCATCCAGCATGACCAGCTCTCCCAGCACTCGGAGAACGACGAGCATGAG GCCCCCGAGGAGGAAGTG tttAACTTTGGGGACGTGGCTGTGCACCAGGCCATTCACACCATAGAATACTGTCTGGGTTGCATCTCCAACACAGCTTCCTACCTACGCCTATGGGCCCTCAGCCTGGCCCACGCAC AGCTGTCAGAGGTTCTGTGGACCATGGTGATGCACCTTGGCCTGTCCTCCAGGAGCTTTGGGGGTTTCGTTGCCTTGTCCATCATCTTCGGCGCCTTCGCCGTCCTCACTGTCTGCATCCTGCTCATCATGGAGGGCCTGTCTGCCTTCCTGCACGCACTGCGCCTGCACTG GGTGGAATTCCAGAATAAGTTCTACGTAGGCCAGGGCTTCAAGTTCCTCCCGTTCACCTTTGAAAGCATTCTGGAGGGAAGGTTTGAGGACTGA
- the LOC110486264 gene encoding V-type proton ATPase 116 kDa subunit a1 isoform X4 yields MGELFRSEEMTLAQLYLQSESAYCCVSELGEIGMVQFRDLNPDVNVFQRKFVNEVRRCEEMDRKLRFVEKEIKKANIPMVDTGENPEVPLPRDMIDLEATFEKLENELKEINTNQEALKKNFLELTELKHILRRTQQFFDEMEDPNLLEESSTLMDPSEAGTRAPLRLGFVAGVISRERIPTFERMLWRVCRGNVFLRQADIEDSLEDPATGDQVYKSVFIIFFQGDQLKTRVKKICEGFRASLYPCPETPQERKEMAAGVATRIDDLQMVLNQTEDHRQRVLQAAAKTVRVWFIKVRKMKAVYHTLNLCNIDVTQKCLIAEVWCPVSDMDSIQFALRRGTEKSGSTVPSILNRMQTKQTPPTFNKTNKFTSGFQNIVDAYGIGNYREMNPAPYTIITFPFLFAVMFGDLGHGVLMTCAALYLVLRESRLVAQKNDNEMFSMVFAGRYIILLMGVFSIYTGIIYNDCFSKSLNLFGSGWSVRPMFDPRANNLTWSFQTLDENKVLQLDPAVRGVFNGPYPIGIDPIWNIATNKLTFLNSFKMKMSVILGVIHMLFGVSLSLFNHLYFKKPLNIYLGFIPEIVFMASLFGYLVILVFYKWLAYDAHTSRNAPSLLIAFINMFLFNYNDPTNQPLYRGQMVIQTLLVLIALACVPCMLIVKTLVLRRQYLWKKNLGTQNFGGIRVGNGPTEDQAEIIQHDQLSQHSENDEHEFNFGDVAVHQAIHTIEYCLGCISNTASYLRLWALSLAHAQLSEVLWTMVMHLGLSSRSFGGFVALSIIFGAFAVLTVCILLIMEGLSAFLHALRLHWVEFQNKFYVGQGFKFLPFTFESILEGRFED; encoded by the exons TTGAACCCAGACGTGAACGTGTTTCAGCGCAAGTTTGTCAACGAAGTGCGTCGATGCGAGGAGATGGACCGCAAGCTTC GGTTTGTGGAGAAGGAGATCAAGAAAGCCAACATTCCAATGGTGGATACTGGAGAGAACCCAGAGGTCCCCCTCCCTAGGGACATGATTGACCTGGAG GCCACTTTTGAGAAGCTGGAGAATGAGCTGAAGGAGATCAACACCAACCAGGAGGCCCTGAAGAAGAACTTCCTAGAGTTGACGGAGCTCAAGCACATCCTGCGCCGCACCCAGCAATTCTTCGACGAG ATGGAGGACCCCAACCTGCTGGAGGAGTCGTCTACCCTGATGGATCCCTCTGAAGCAGGGACCCGCGCTCCTCTCAGACTGGG GTTTGTTGCCGGGGTGATCAGCAGGGAGCGCATTCCTACGTTTGAGAGGATGCTGTGGAGGGTTTGCCGTGGCAACGTGTTCCTGAGGCAGGCAGACATTGAAGACTCACTGGAGGACCCTGCCACG GGTGACCAGGTCTATAAGTCTGTCTTCATCATATTCTTCCAAGGAGATCAGCTGAAGACTCGGGTTAAGAAGATATGTGAAGG GTTCCGAGCGTCACTGTACCCCTGTCCAGAGACCCCCcaggagaggaaggagatggCTGCAGGGGTGGCCACCCGTATCGATGACCTGCAGATG GTGCTGAACCAGACAGAGGACCACAGACAGCGGGTCCTGCAGGCTGCAGCCAAGACCGTCAGGGTGTGGTTCATCAAGGTGAGGAAGATGAAGGCCGTCTACCACACCCTGAACCTGTGCAACATCGATGTCACCCAGAAGTGTCTGATCGCTGAGGTGTGGTGCCCCGTGTCAGACATGGACTCAATCCAGTTCGCCCTGCGGAGAGGCACG GAGAAGAGTGGTTCCACCGTCCCCTCCATCCTCAACAGGATGCAGACCAAGCAGACCCCGCCCACCTTCAACAAGACCAACAAGTTCACCTCGGGCTTCCAGAACATCGTAGACGCCTACGGTATCGGCAACTACCGCGAGATGAACCCAG CCCCATACACCATCATCACCTTCCCCTTCCTATTCGCTGTCATGTTTGGGGACCTGGGCCACGGGGTGCTCATGACCTGCGCTGCCCTCTACCTGGTCCTGAGAGAGAGCCGCCTGGTCGCCCAGAAGAACGACAACGAG atGTTCAGCATGGTGTTTGCTGGGCGCTACATCATCCTACTGATGGGCGTCTTCTCGATCTACACCGGCATCATCTACAACGACTGCTTCTCCAAGTCCCTCAACCTGTTTGGCTCTGGCTGGAGCGTCAGGCCCATGTTCGACCCCCGCGCTAACAACCTCACCTGGTC GTTTCAGACACTTGATGAAAACAAGGTTTTACAGTTGGACCCTGCAGTAAGAGGAGTCTTCAATGGACCGTACCCCATTGGCATTGACCCA ATCTGGAACATCGCCACCAACAAGCTGACCTTCCTCAACTCCTTCAAGATGAAGATGTCAGTGATCCTGGGGGTCATCCACATGCTGTTTGGAGTGTCTCTCAGTCTCTTCAACCACCT GTATTTCAAGAAACCCTTGAACATCTACCTGGGTTTCATCCCAGAGATTGTGTTCATGGCCAGTCTGTTTGGCTACCTGGTCATTCTGGTCTTCTATAAGTGGTTGGCCTACGACGCTCACACCTCCAGAAATGCTCCCAGTCTTCTCATCGCCTTCATCAACATGTTCCTGTTCAACTATAACGACCCCACCAACCAACCCCTCTACAGAGGACAG ATGGTTATTCAGACGCTGCTGGTGTTGATAGCCCTGGCATGTGTTCCCTGTATGTTGATAGTGAAAACCCTGGTTCTGCGGCGACAGTACCTCTGGAAGAAGAACTTG GGCACCCAGAACTTTGGGGGGATCCGGGTGGGAAACGGCCCCACGGAGGACCAGGCTGAGATCATCCAGCATGACCAGCTCTCCCAGCACTCGGAGAACGACGAGCATGAG tttAACTTTGGGGACGTGGCTGTGCACCAGGCCATTCACACCATAGAATACTGTCTGGGTTGCATCTCCAACACAGCTTCCTACCTACGCCTATGGGCCCTCAGCCTGGCCCACGCAC AGCTGTCAGAGGTTCTGTGGACCATGGTGATGCACCTTGGCCTGTCCTCCAGGAGCTTTGGGGGTTTCGTTGCCTTGTCCATCATCTTCGGCGCCTTCGCCGTCCTCACTGTCTGCATCCTGCTCATCATGGAGGGCCTGTCTGCCTTCCTGCACGCACTGCGCCTGCACTG GGTGGAATTCCAGAATAAGTTCTACGTAGGCCAGGGCTTCAAGTTCCTCCCGTTCACCTTTGAAAGCATTCTGGAGGGAAGGTTTGAGGACTGA
- the LOC110486265 gene encoding serine/threonine-protein kinase 17A, whose amino-acid sequence MMNKNGMVTKIHTRIRTDPFTSNYELLGRELGRGKFAVVKKCIEKATGKEHAAKFLRKRRKGEDCRMDILNEIAVLESAKANPYVVALHEVYETNSEIILILECAAGGEIFNQCVAENDEAFTEKDVIRLARQILTGVACLHRNNVVHLDLKPQNILLTSAIPLGDIRIVDFGLSRRMDNVTEVREILGTPEYVAPEILNYEPISIATDMWSIGVLTYVMLTGESPFLGDNKQETFLNISQINVDYSQDAFEGISSLAIDFIKTLLLKNPRKRATAAECLNHPWLNGPADLYTQLHASSLPSLDEPETSQSESEPESPAPSPELESMGSYLMCPGQVDLKTGRNAFSFTSEPFPALPEIQQELIC is encoded by the exons ATGATGAACAAGAACGGGATGGTGACGAAGATTCACACGAGAATTAGGACCGATCCTTTCACGAGCAATTATGAGTTGCTTGGCAGAGAATTGGGCAG GGGAAAGTTTGCTGTGGTGAAGAAGTGCATTGAGAAGGCGACAGGGAAGGAGCACGCTGCCAAGTTCTTGAGGAAGCGTCGGAAGGGCGAGGACTGCCGCATGGACATCCTCAACGAGATCGCTGTTCTGGAGTCAGCCAAGGCTAACCCTTATGTGGTGGCGCTGCATGAGGTCTACGAGACCAACTCTGAGATCATCCTCATCCTCGAGTG TGCTGCCGGTGGAGAGATCTTCAACCAGTGTGTTGCGGAGAACGACGAGGCCTTCACAGAGAAGGATGTGATCAGGTTGGCCAGACAGATCCTCACCGGCGTGGCCTGTCTGCACCGCAACAACGTGGTCCACTTGGACCTGAAG ccccagaACATCCTGCTGACCAGTGCCATCCCACTAGGTGATATCCGCATCGTGGACTTTGGCCTGTCCAGACGCATGGACAATGTGACAGAAGTCCGAGAGATCCTGGGCACCCCGGAGTATGTGG CTCCAGAGATCCTGAACTATGAACCCATCAGCATAGCGACAGACATGTG gtCCATAGGGGTCCTGACCTACGTCATGCTGACGGGCGAGTCTCCGTTCCTGGGGGACAACAAGCAGGAGACCTTCCTAAACATCTCCCAGATCAACGTGGACTACTCCCAGGATGCCTTCGAGGGCATCTCCTCCCTCGCCATTGACTTCATCAAGACCCTGCTGCTCAAAAACCCCAG GAAGAGAGCCACTGCAGCAGAGTGCCTTAACCACCCCTGGCTGAATGGACCAGCTGACCTTTACACACAGCTCCACGCCAGCTCTCTACCCTCATTGGACGAGCCTGAGACCAGCCAATCAGAGTCTGAGCCTGAGAGCCCGGCACCCTCCCCAGAGCTGGAGAGCATGGGTTCGTACCTGATGTGCCCCGGTCAGGTAGACCTGAAGACGGGCCGCAATGCCTTTTCCTTCACTTCTGAGCCCTTCCCCGCACTGCCAGAGATCCAACAGGAGCTCATCTGCTGA